GATCTGAGCGCACTCGTCGTTCCCGACACGGCGGTCTTCGCGCTGGTCCGCACGGCGGTGATGACGGCGTCGTTCCTGTTCCTGTTGGAGTTCGCCCGGCAAAAGGCCATCCGGTTCGGTCTGAAGCCCCTCGAGGGGGCGCCGCTTTATACCGCCTTGATATTGCTGGTCATGCTTGGCGGCATCGTCGGCGGCGTGCCGATGGCGGGCGCCTTTGCGCGATATGGCATCGGATTCTTCGCGGCGATGGCTGCGGCCAGTGTTTTTGCCGCCCATGCCCGGGGACTTTCCGGCACGGCAAAAGGCCTCGCATTGGTCGCGGCCGGAGGATTTGCGCTCTATGCCGCCGCAGCCGGGGTTATCGTTCCGGCAGCGCCATTCTGGCCGGCAAACGTATTCAACCATTCGTGGTTTTTTCAGGTCACCGGAATTCCAATCCAGCTGGTCCGCGGACTGCTGGCCTGTGTGCTGGCGTTGTCGGTCTGGGCGATCTGGGGCCAACTGCAGACCGAGGAGATCTCCTCGGAGCGTTACGCGGCCTATCTGCGCCGGCAGTTCATCGGGACGCTGGCGGCAGTGGTGACGATCCTGGCGTGCGGATGGGTGCTGACCGACTTCCTCGGCGCCGCCTACAGGCGGGACATCCAGGAACACGCGCAGGGCGACATCAACCTGATCGCCAGCCGCTTTGCCGGCGAGACCAACACCGTGAACGGCATGGTGAAGGCGCTGGCGGAGTCTCCTTCCGTATTGCCGTTGCTGACCGGCGGAAGTGGCCAGGACGAGCGGCGCGCGCGGACCGCTCTGGACCTCGGTGTCGAAGCCTCCGGCGCCAGGCTCGGCGCCATCCTGGATATTTCCGGCGCCCTCGTCGCCGCATCCGACCAGATCGACGACGCCGACGCTTCGAAATGGTCCGCTGCGCCCTGGTTCCAGAAGGCCCTCGCCGGGCAGGCCGGCTATCACTTCGCGTTCGATCCCGCGGACCGCGGACGCTATTACTACGCGAGCTATCCGGTTCGCCGTGACGACGGCTCAATCGCCGGCGTCGCTTTCCTTCAGAAGTCCCTCGATCGGCTCGACGCGGATCTGAGGCTGTTCGTGCGCCCCTATTACTTCGTCAATCCCGACGGCATCGTCGTGCTGACCAACCGTCCGGACATGATGCTCCGGGCATTGTGGCCGCTTCCGGCCGAAGCCAGATCGACACTGATCCGGCAATTCGGAACGCTGGACGATCGGGCGGTGGTGGAACGCGAGGTCAAGGACGCGAGCTGGGTTCTGTTCAACGGTGAGCACGATCTGGTTCGCCGCAGCAGCATCGAACATAGCCAATGGTCCGTCATACTGGCGATGCCGAGCGCAAAGATACACGCTGGCCGGATGCTGGGAATCGTCGCCACGCTGCTGATGACGATGATGGTCCTGATCTATTTCTTCGGCAGGGAATACGGCATCCGCGACCGGATCCAGATGAACAAACGGATCGAGTTGCAGGAACTGGCCCAGAATCTCAGGCTCAGGGCGACCACCGATCCGCTCACCGGCCTCTACAATCGCGCGAAGTTCGACGAGTCGCTGGCCAGCGAAGTCGCGCGGTCGCAACGGTACAAGACGCCACTCGCCCTGATCATGTACGACGTCGACCATTTCAAGCAGGTCAACGACGTGCATGGCCACCAGACCGGTGACGACGTACTGGTGCGTCTTTCGGAAATCGTATTCGAATGCATCCGCACCACCGACCTGCTGGCGCGATGGGGTGGAGAGGAATTCGTCATCCTTGCCCCCGGCCTCGACGGCCCGACCGCCTATCAGGCGGCGGAGAAGCTGCGAGCGGCCATCGAACAGGCCACGTTTAGCGTCGTCGGAAAAATTACCTGCAGCTTCGGCGTCACTGAGTTCTCGGAAGGAGATTCCGCAGCAACGCTGGTGGCGCGCGCCGACGGTGCGCTCTACCGGGCAAAGCTGCGCGGCCGCAATCGGACTGAACTGGTGTCACGATCGGATTCGATCAGGGGCGGCCTGGCCTCGGTCGCCTGATCGCCGGCAATCGCTTCGGCTTGCAGCAGCTCGGATGCGCCCGGTTTCAGGCCGTGGCTGCCGGCGGCGGGGCCGGCTCAGACGGTCGCGGCTTCCGCGAAATCCTCTTCGTCCACCTGGTCCTCGATCGGCGAAAACGTGCTCAGCGGTTTGGTCGAGAGCGTGATCGGCTTGCGGCTCGACGATGACGCCGTGGCGCGCGTCGCCTTCGTTTCACGGGACAGCGCATAAAGGGTGGAACCGACGCGTCCGCCCAACTGGATCAGGTCGCGCTCGCTGCAGCTTGCGGCGATCGACAGCGCCAGCGAGTAGAGGTGGCTCCTGCGATAGCAGAACAGCGCCAGCATCGCCCGGACGTCGGAAGAAACGCTCTCGACCAGCCTGGGCAGGCCGTTTTCGTTGGCGCGGTACATTTCGCCGAGCAATTCATCCCGGACCGGGCAGAAATCGTTTTCGTAGGCGTCGCGGCTTGAAAACATTGCAGTTCTCCCTGGCCGCGAAGATGCCGTGCAATCCTCTAACGAAAGGTTAACCACGGTACCCGGTAGTCGCCCGGCGTGCTTGCCAGATCGCCACGAATCAGAACCGCAGCGATGATCTTTTTCTGACGCGCTTGCTTCGCGAACCGGCGTGCCCGGGGAGATCAGCCGTTCGCCGACATGAAAATCGACAGGCCGAAGCCGGTGAGATGATGCAGCGCCTGGTCGACGCCGATCAGCGTCCAGAACCATGGATGCTCGTGCGTCACGCCGAATGTCGAGGTGCAAAGTCCCTTGGCACGGTCGATCGTGATGTGAATCAGAAAGTCGATGATGGCGACGAACCAGAACTTCGGCGCGATGATCAGGATCAGCGTCATCGCAACCGCCAGATGTACGAGACAGTGCGCCAGCAGGGGCAGCGCCCAGCCGGTCTTCTGGTCCTTGCCGATCGCCATCCAGGAGGTCTGCAGTACGAAATCAGCGATGATGTGCTTGACAGTGAGCAGCAGCATCCATCCGACGAGCGCACCAACCGGAACCGACGACGACATTGAAGGAAACAACAAAGCTGACGCCCTTTGCTCGGACTGACGGGAAGAAACAGGAGGCGTTCAGCGCAACTTCTTCTCAAACCCGGACAATTCGACCGGTATTATTTATTTATGACATCTCCCGCGCCGGAATGCACCTGTGGGTAGTTCGAAAAACGCCAGGTGTGGCCCAACCGCGATAGATCGGCGCACCGATTGACGGGTCCGCCGGTAAGATTACCGTGCGGGGCCAGTTTGCAATCCGCCCGGAGCGGGATATCATCCCTAAACTGGAAAATTGTTGTTCTTTTTTAGATATTTACGATCTCGCCCGGGAAACCGCGAAGGCAGCTTAAGGCGGTGAAGCGACCCGGCCCGGATATGTGCCATGAGCGCTGAAGTCCCAACGCCGCCCGCGGCAAGGCCATCCTCGCGTTCGCGGGTTGTCAAAAGCAACCGCAGGCAAGTGCTGCTTTTCGCCGCGCTGACGGTGATCCTGACGGTCGCAACCGTGTGGGGCAGCCGGATCTGGCTGAATTCCGAAACACTGACCTTCGCGGTCGGCGATGCCAACGGCCCCGAGGCCCGGTTTGCCGCCAAGCTCGCCGCCATGCTCAAGAGCACCAACTCGCGGCTGCATCTCAGGATCGTTCACAATCCCGACAACGCCAAGGCGCTTGCGCAGTTCGACCGCAAGCAGGCAGATCTTGCGGTGCTGCGCACCGACGCCAGGGTACCGCCGCGCGCCCGTGCCATCGCGATCCTGGAGCACGACGTGTTGTTGCTGTTCAGCCCCGGCAAGAGAAAAATCAAATCGCTGGCCGAGCTGAAGAAAAAGAAGATTGCCGTTGTCGCTGACGCCGACAGCGGCGCGGCCTTCATCCGCCGCCTGCTCGAAGTTTCCGACGATCCCGACGCCGCTTCGCGGCTGCAACTGGCGCCGCCGAATGCGAGCTACGACAAGTTGCTGGCGCCAGGCGGCTACGGCGCGGTGATCGCCATTGCGCCGGCCTCGAGAATGATGCGGGACAAGAGCTTCGCACAATATGCCAGGCGTGGCGGCTTCACCCTGAACGCGATCAGCGGGTCGAAGGCGCTGGTCAGGAGGAATTCCGGCTTGACGGAGGAGACGCTGGCGGCCGGCGTCCTGTCCTCCTCGCCCCCGGTTCCCGAAGAGGATCTGGAAACGGTCGGGCTGCAGTGGCTCCTGGTGGCGCAATCCAGGCTGTCGACCGCGACCACGGGAAATCTTGCGCGCGCGATCTACGAGAACAAGGCCGAGCTTGCATTGGAGAATGGGTTCGCCTCCAGAATCGAGCCGGCGAGCACCGACAAGGACGCCTTCGTCGTCGCGCATCAGGGCGCCGCGGACTACATCAACGACGACACCAAATCGTTCGTCGACCGCTACAGCGACCTCGCCTATCTGGGCGCCGGAGTGCTCAGCGTCATCGGCTCGCTGTTCATCGCGCTCTACACCAAGGTGACCCGGATTGCGCCGGAGAAAGCCAGTGAGCTGGCAACCGCCATTCTCGATATCGGCGAGCGGATGGAGCATGCCACTTCGATGGAGGCCCTCGACGCGCTGCAGGATGAACTCGAAGCCATCCTCCGCGGCGTGGTGATCGGGCTGCGCGACGGAACCATCTCGAGCGACGGCCTGGAGACCTTCAAGCTCGGCTATCAATTCGTCCGCGACGAGCTCGGCATGCGGCGCGAGAGCCTGAGGCGGCATGCCGGCCATGACGACAATGTGGTGATCGTCAAGACGGCGCAAAGCGCGTAACGGACTGCGAAACTTCAGCCATGTCCTGCCGCGAAAACGCCCCCGGCCTCGGATCCAGCTTCACCCGGCGGTCCACGCCATCGAATGGGGACGCAAAAAAGCCCCGGACGATGCCAGGGCTTTTGATTGCCGAGGTATGGACAGCTCAATACTTGGCGACGACCGGCGTAGCCCAATTGAACTTGTAGTTCACGCCAACCCGAACCAGATCGTCGGTGAGGTGGATGCCGCCTGAACGGTTGGAGAAACCAACCGGCGGCACATCGAAGAATGTGGGATTGCCGAAATCGGCATGCAGGTATTCAAGCTTGGCTGACCAATTCGAGGCGAAAGCCCACTCGACACCGACGCCGGCAGTCCATCCCCAAACGGTCTTGTTCTCGGAAGCAACAACCCCGGGGCCGGTCACCGTAATTCCGACGTCAGCCGCAGCGGCACCTGCCGTTCCGTAGACCAATACGCGATCGAACGCGACGCCTGCCCTGCCCCGCAGGGTATAGAATGCCCGCTCCTTGGTCTCAGAGGTGAAAGCCGTGTTGAAAGGCGGAATATCAGCCGCGCTCCCCGACTTGTTGGTCCAGGAGGCGTCGCCCTCGACGCCCAACACAAAATTCGAAATCTGATAGTTACAGCCCGCGGTGCCACCGACCAAACCGCCACTCAGATCGAAGTTGTTGGTGATGTCGGTGACCACTCCGGCCGTTTGTTCGCTGTGGCGGCTTCTGCCCCAGATGCCGCCGCCTTCAACACCGACGTAGCAACCTGTCCAGCTGTAGACGATGACCGGCGCGACCACCGGGCGGGCCTTGACCGCCATGTCAGCAGCCGAGGCAGCATTCACGAGACCGAGGCTCAGGGCTCCACCGAGGAGCACGATTAATTTGGATTTCATCTGAAATTACCCCCTCAACAGAATTGGACTAGGAAAGAAGAACGCCAACCACCGGCTGAAACAAGTCGAAATGCCGGTTCCGGGTTGAGTCGATCCACATTGCGGGAAGGCTGCGACATTTCTGCAATAGCGACGGCTCGATTCAGCGCGAAATCGAGCCAAATTTCGGGTTCCCCGCGGCACTGTCGGGCAGCGGACATTGAGGCCTGAGGCCCGAATTCTGGTGTCGACGCTGGAATCGCCCCCGTCCTCCGGCAGACGAAAATCAGCCCGCCGCCGCGTCGGCGCCGGCCGAAAGCGCCTGCGCCCTGATCTCCGCGATGGTGCGTTTGAGCGCGACCTGCCGCGGATCGGGCATCGCCGCCGCGCGGGCTTCCGCCACGGCGCCGGCCAGATCCCTCAGCGGCAGCACGCCGTCGAAGGTTGGCTTGGCGAGGCCATCGATGATCGCATGCCAATCGGCGAGACCCTGGCGGTAGGCGTCGCCGTACCCCTGTACCATGGTCGCGGTCTGAACGATCTCGGCTGCGGCGTTGGGCTGCTTGGTCAGGCTGCGGTCGATCATATGCAGCCAGCGCTCGACCCACATCCGTTCCCTGGCATAGCGTACCGAGAACCGGCGCCATCGCCGCAGCGACGCCTCGATCTTGAGACGGCGAACGCTCCAACGGTTCTTCGTGCTGAAGCGGATCGAGATCCGCTTGCGCACCCATCCCAGGCGTTCAAGAACATCAAGAACCGGCTCGGCGACCGCCGCGGGCAGTGCCTCGACCAGTTCATCGAGCCGGAATTTCCTGACGTCGTCGGACGAGGGCGCGCGCTGGCCGCCGGCGCCGGCGCCGGTCTCCAATTCGGCAAGCTTCAGCTGCGCGATCCGGATCGGATCCTCATAGCTCATGCGCATGGCCATCAGCCGCGCGATTTCAGCGAACATCGCGTCGTCCACGCCCGGCTTGCCGATGAAGCGCCGCAACCGGTCCACATAAAGTTTGGCGTAGGCGGCGCCCTGATAGTCGATCAGGCGGTGAATGCCGTCGCTGACGAGCGTTGCCGCGCCCTCCGGCAAACCGCCCGGCAAGAATGGCGGCTCGTCGTCGTCCTCGCCGATGAAGTCGGCGAGGAGGTAACGGAGCGAGGAAAGGACGCTTGCCATTCCAACCTTCAAGCCGGCTTTGGGGCAGCGGAGGCTGCCGTCTGCTGCGCCAGCCGCTGCTCCAGCTTGTCGATGTTCTCGAACAGCCGGGCGCTGGCGAGACGGAGAAAATAGAAGCCGAAGGCCGGATTCTGCACGTAGAGTTCCTCGACCTTGGTGTAGCTGACGCTCAGGATCGTGCCGGCCTCGACGCATTCCAGCGTCTGGGTCCGCATGTTCGACGGCGACAGCATGCCGAGTTCGCCGACGATGGCGCCGACCGGCAGTTCGATGCCGGACTCCACCAGCTTGAACCGGCCGCTGACGATGTAGAGCATGTCCTCGGCCTTTTCGTCCTTGTAGAACAGCACTTCCCCGGCTGCGCATTTGCGCTCGGTCATGAACGGCTTCAGCCACTCCATCGACAGGTCGCTGTTGACCGATTTCTTGACGTCGCGCACCAGCTGCAGCATCTGGTGCAGGCGATACGAATTGAGCACCAGCACCAGCGCCTGCACCACGATGATCAGATAATTGCGGGTCGGGATCGCGGTCCCGATCAGGACGAGATTGGTGCAGATGCCGAGCACCCTCAGGGGGATCATGGTCCGCATCGTGGTGGTCGCGATGACGAAAACCGACGCGAACACAGCGCCTACCGTGCCGGCGTGTTCTGCGAGATGTGAGGTATCCATTGGAAGCCAACCAGCTTTTTAAGGAGTGAATGTTTCTAGGGATCGTCTTCGACGCGCACCCGTCATCGTAATGTCGGCAGGGAGCTTTTGATATACGGAGAAAAGGCGACGTTTGGTTCGGGATTTTGGCCGATCGGCGGCCCGTAAGGCTAAAAAACCGGATTCCGGCCAAATCGGGCGGCACAGATTGCGTAGGGTGGGCAAAGCGCAAGCGTGCCCACCAATGCAGCTAGCCGTGATTTTTGGTGGGCACGGCGCAAGGGCGCCTTTGCCCACCCTACGAATTGGAATTTCAAACAGCAGATACAGTTCCGCGTTCTCGCGGCGCTGGTCGCCCGAGGTTTGCCCAGAGAAGTTTCACGCCCTGGAATCAGAGGGCGCGGGGAATGCCGGATGCGCGCTGCACCCGCGGTCTCGCGTGCAATTTTTATTGGGAAGAACGCACACGAGCATACAGGTTCAGCGGAGAACATCCGACATTCCCTGCGCAATGGCTTTACGGCTTATATCGCGCTCACCCCGGAGTAGCGGGCTTTCTAGTCTCCGTCGCCTTGCGGAAACCGGCGCCTCGGCCCGGTTGGGCTTTCAGCACCTCCGCAAGACTTGACGCCAGCGTCGAGGCGTCGGATCCACACGACTTTGCCGTACGCGACCACCCGTCTACGCCAAAAGGCTTCGCCGGGCCAAACGTCGTTCGTCAGCACGCCGTCCGGTCGCTCACGGAGTTGATCCCGCCCTGCCACCACCTGCGCGCCCGACGCTGCCGCGTCCACCGCATCCCCACCCAACGTCCGTGACGATCATGATACGCCCCTCTGAGAGGGCCGGGATGGCAAGAAATATGAGGGTGATTTGGGGGAGGCGTCAAGAGAAACTTCTGAAAATCAGAAATTTTGGGGCGGCCGGCCCCGGCAGGCTCACGCCACCGCGCTGTCGTTGATCGCCTGAATTTTCGTGAACAGCCGCGTTACCTTTTCCGCATCAAAGAGTTGATCGGGGCCGGTGGGGGCAATGTCCGTGAAGGGCGCCTCGTACAGCAACGCCGGATCGATCACGCCCTGATCGGTCAGATGCTCGATCACCATATTGATGAACTCGATCTGCGCCGCCGACGCTACCCCCGCCGCCAAAAACTCGCTGAAGGCCTCGCTGACTGCGGCGCGGTCGAGCCCGATGAGAGAGCGGACGAAGCGTCCAAAACCCTGGCTGGTCGCGCGCGCCCGTTCGATATCGCCGGCCTCGCCGATGCCAGCGTCGAGCAGCATCCTTTCGAGTTCGCCGAGGTCGGTTGGCGTCAGCGGTTTGCCCTGCCGCAGCTTGTGCAGCACGATGTGATCCTCGTGCGCCTTGAGGAAATGCCGCGCTTTCTGCTTGAATCGCGCGAAGTCGGCCTCACCGACCTGCGGCAGCACATGTTCGACGCCATCGCCGATCTCGTCGGCAAAGTTCGAATAGACCACGCCCTTTCGCGACTTCTCGATATGCTGGACCAGATCGCGCAAGCGCAGCCGCACCAGTTCGAGCAGCGGCACGGTGACGCCTTCCCACCATTGGTCGGTCTGGATCTCCTCGATCAGCACCGCCTGATGCGCGATCGCGGGAATGCCGGTCTGGTCTTCCAACGCCGAGGCGATCTCTAGCAGTTGCTTTTTCAGAGTATCGAAGCGCTTCGAGCCTTTCAGCAAGGACAGCTGCAGTGAGAACATCAGCAGATCGAAACGCTTTGCCTCCTCAGTACCGAAGCCGCGCTCCGAAGGCAGCGGCGCTATCTCATCGACCAGTTCCTTGCGCTTGTCGTCGTCGATCGGAACCCATGCCTTCGGCTCGCGATACTTCTCGACGGCGCGGCGATGCTGGCGCACCAGAAAATTATCGGTGTTGAGACCGGTGACGGTGTCCTGCAGCGTCTTCAATGCGCCCTCGCGGATCACGGCCTCGCTCGGCGGCGGCTCACCACCCGCCGCATAAGGCGTTTGCGTCCCGGCGGACAGACCGTCCGGCTTGCCGACCTTCTCATCCAGCGCCCGCACCAAATCGATTCTTGAGGCGAACAAGCGTTCCGACAGCGATTTCGCGGTGCCCGCCTCCTTCAGTTCCGGATTGGCGCCGAAGAATTCGAGGTTCTGGCAATAGTCGAAGACGCGGAAGAATTCCTTGTCCTGCCCCGGGCCGAACAAGTCGGCGCAGAGCCGCGTGCCGCGGCCCATCATCTGCCAGAACTTCGTCTTCGAACGAATCTGCTTGAAGAAGACGAGATTTACCACTTCGGGGACGTCGATGCCGGTGTCGAGCATATCAACGGAGATGGCAATGTGCGGCGCCTTGGTCTTCTTCGAGAAATCATCGATCAGCGTCTGTGCATACGCACCCGTTTGATGGGTGATGACCCGCGCGAAATGTCCTGATAGCGCCGGGTATGCTGCGTTGAAGCGCTTTTCGATGAACAGCGCATGGTCCTGGTTCTTGGCAAAGATGATGGTCTTGCCGAGCCGGTCGCCGCCCTCGACCTTGATGCCGTTCTGCATCAGATAGGCAATGACGCGATCGACGGTATCTTCGTTGAACAGCCGCTTGTTGACCTCGGCGGCCTCGACGCTGTCGGGGATTTCATCCTCGCCCCATTCCAGCATGTCCCACTGGTCTTTTTCTTCCTCGCTGAGGTCGGCGTAGCGCAGGCCGGAGCGCACGATCTTGAGCGGCACCGAGATCGCCTTCGGCGGCACCAGCCAGCCGTCGGCCACCGCTTCGTCGAGCGAATAGGCGTCGGTCGGCACGCCATCCTCGAGGTCGAACAGCGAATAGGTATTCTTGTCGATCTCGTCCTTCGGCGTCGCGGTCAGCCCAACGAGGAAGCTGTCGAAATATTCGAAGATGGCGCGGAAGCGCTGATAGACCGAGCGGTGCGCCTCATCGATCACGATCAGA
The genomic region above belongs to Bradyrhizobium sediminis and contains:
- a CDS encoding sensor domain-containing diguanylate cyclase — its product is MALRETIAGFLAAQMDFIFFLYGLAFIFLGAVCFAVARIRGPKSSWIPLGLFGFAHGAGEWLDLSALVVPDTAVFALVRTAVMTASFLFLLEFARQKAIRFGLKPLEGAPLYTALILLVMLGGIVGGVPMAGAFARYGIGFFAAMAAASVFAAHARGLSGTAKGLALVAAGGFALYAAAAGVIVPAAPFWPANVFNHSWFFQVTGIPIQLVRGLLACVLALSVWAIWGQLQTEEISSERYAAYLRRQFIGTLAAVVTILACGWVLTDFLGAAYRRDIQEHAQGDINLIASRFAGETNTVNGMVKALAESPSVLPLLTGGSGQDERRARTALDLGVEASGARLGAILDISGALVAASDQIDDADASKWSAAPWFQKALAGQAGYHFAFDPADRGRYYYASYPVRRDDGSIAGVAFLQKSLDRLDADLRLFVRPYYFVNPDGIVVLTNRPDMMLRALWPLPAEARSTLIRQFGTLDDRAVVEREVKDASWVLFNGEHDLVRRSSIEHSQWSVILAMPSAKIHAGRMLGIVATLLMTMMVLIYFFGREYGIRDRIQMNKRIELQELAQNLRLRATTDPLTGLYNRAKFDESLASEVARSQRYKTPLALIMYDVDHFKQVNDVHGHQTGDDVLVRLSEIVFECIRTTDLLARWGGEEFVILAPGLDGPTAYQAAEKLRAAIEQATFSVVGKITCSFGVTEFSEGDSAATLVARADGALYRAKLRGRNRTELVSRSDSIRGGLASVA
- a CDS encoding DUF3307 domain-containing protein, producing the protein MLLLTVKHIIADFVLQTSWMAIGKDQKTGWALPLLAHCLVHLAVAMTLILIIAPKFWFVAIIDFLIHITIDRAKGLCTSTFGVTHEHPWFWTLIGVDQALHHLTGFGLSIFMSANG
- a CDS encoding TAXI family TRAP transporter solute-binding subunit translates to MSAEVPTPPAARPSSRSRVVKSNRRQVLLFAALTVILTVATVWGSRIWLNSETLTFAVGDANGPEARFAAKLAAMLKSTNSRLHLRIVHNPDNAKALAQFDRKQADLAVLRTDARVPPRARAIAILEHDVLLLFSPGKRKIKSLAELKKKKIAVVADADSGAAFIRRLLEVSDDPDAASRLQLAPPNASYDKLLAPGGYGAVIAIAPASRMMRDKSFAQYARRGGFTLNAISGSKALVRRNSGLTEETLAAGVLSSSPPVPEEDLETVGLQWLLVAQSRLSTATTGNLARAIYENKAELALENGFASRIEPASTDKDAFVVAHQGAADYINDDTKSFVDRYSDLAYLGAGVLSVIGSLFIALYTKVTRIAPEKASELATAILDIGERMEHATSMEALDALQDELEAILRGVVIGLRDGTISSDGLETFKLGYQFVRDELGMRRESLRRHAGHDDNVVIVKTAQSA
- a CDS encoding outer membrane protein, translated to MKSKLIVLLGGALSLGLVNAASAADMAVKARPVVAPVIVYSWTGCYVGVEGGGIWGRSRHSEQTAGVVTDITNNFDLSGGLVGGTAGCNYQISNFVLGVEGDASWTNKSGSAADIPPFNTAFTSETKERAFYTLRGRAGVAFDRVLVYGTAGAAAADVGITVTGPGVVASENKTVWGWTAGVGVEWAFASNWSAKLEYLHADFGNPTFFDVPPVGFSNRSGGIHLTDDLVRVGVNYKFNWATPVVAKY
- a CDS encoding DUF6537 domain-containing protein, with product MASVLSSLRYLLADFIGEDDDEPPFLPGGLPEGAATLVSDGIHRLIDYQGAAYAKLYVDRLRRFIGKPGVDDAMFAEIARLMAMRMSYEDPIRIAQLKLAELETGAGAGGQRAPSSDDVRKFRLDELVEALPAAVAEPVLDVLERLGWVRKRISIRFSTKNRWSVRRLKIEASLRRWRRFSVRYARERMWVERWLHMIDRSLTKQPNAAAEIVQTATMVQGYGDAYRQGLADWHAIIDGLAKPTFDGVLPLRDLAGAVAEARAAAMPDPRQVALKRTIAEIRAQALSAGADAAAG
- a CDS encoding Crp/Fnr family transcriptional regulator → MDTSHLAEHAGTVGAVFASVFVIATTTMRTMIPLRVLGICTNLVLIGTAIPTRNYLIIVVQALVLVLNSYRLHQMLQLVRDVKKSVNSDLSMEWLKPFMTERKCAAGEVLFYKDEKAEDMLYIVSGRFKLVESGIELPVGAIVGELGMLSPSNMRTQTLECVEAGTILSVSYTKVEELYVQNPAFGFYFLRLASARLFENIDKLEQRLAQQTAASAAPKPA
- a CDS encoding DEAD/DEAH box helicase family protein, producing MSNFAFLAAEFPAVHEAAVEAERQAGVSPTAAAFFAGKAVEVAVKWAFRSDPNLKLPYQDNISALLHEPSFRSAAGEAVFAKARYINTLRNRAVHEERTISPGDATGAVKELFHVCFWLARTYARKAKPADGLAFDASALSRRDEVLKKAFVQLKAQQAELDARNGELTRLLTDKQNLGEELKKLREAVAAARKASEAQPDRHNYNEAETRDRYIDLLLREAGWALDKPDDLEFRVEGMPNNEGIGFVDYVLWGADGKPLGLVEAKRTRKDARQGQQQAKLYADCLEMRFGQRPVIFYSNGYEHWIWDDTRYPPRQIGGFYKRDELELLIQRRTTRKKLGTEAVNRKIVERPYQHRAIRNVARSFEQDGERKALLVMATGSGKTRTVIALVDLLMRAGWVKRVLFLADRVALVNQAADAFKAHLPDAAPVNLVTERTGEGRVFLSTYPTMMNLIDGKQEGKAKFGPGHFDLIVIDEAHRSVYQRFRAIFEYFDSFLVGLTATPKDEIDKNTYSLFDLEDGVPTDAYSLDEAVADGWLVPPKAISVPLKIVRSGLRYADLSEEEKDQWDMLEWGEDEIPDSVEAAEVNKRLFNEDTVDRVIAYLMQNGIKVEGGDRLGKTIIFAKNQDHALFIEKRFNAAYPALSGHFARVITHQTGAYAQTLIDDFSKKTKAPHIAISVDMLDTGIDVPEVVNLVFFKQIRSKTKFWQMMGRGTRLCADLFGPGQDKEFFRVFDYCQNLEFFGANPELKEAGTAKSLSERLFASRIDLVRALDEKVGKPDGLSAGTQTPYAAGGEPPPSEAVIREGALKTLQDTVTGLNTDNFLVRQHRRAVEKYREPKAWVPIDDDKRKELVDEIAPLPSERGFGTEEAKRFDLLMFSLQLSLLKGSKRFDTLKKQLLEIASALEDQTGIPAIAHQAVLIEEIQTDQWWEGVTVPLLELVRLRLRDLVQHIEKSRKGVVYSNFADEIGDGVEHVLPQVGEADFARFKQKARHFLKAHEDHIVLHKLRQGKPLTPTDLGELERMLLDAGIGEAGDIERARATSQGFGRFVRSLIGLDRAAVSEAFSEFLAAGVASAAQIEFINMVIEHLTDQGVIDPALLYEAPFTDIAPTGPDQLFDAEKVTRLFTKIQAINDSAVA